AAGCAATTGTCATCTGCGTAAATCTGCGTGAACCACCAGAACAGTAAGTAGCGTAACACTTCCCGGCATTCAAAAGCCTTTGCGTTCTTCTTTTCTTCGCGGTAGTAACCAGCAACAGGCTTACTCTCAAAGAATTAAAATACATCTGCGTCCACCTGTCCCGACACTTCGGGGTCTGCGTTCCTCTGCGGGAACCAGCAACGAAGTTGCCATCTGCGTAAATCAGCGCCATCTGCGTGAACCACTGCACCATACTTCCAGGTATTCAAAAACCTTCATGCACTTCTTTTCTTTTTGCGCTAAATCAGCAACGCGCTTACTCCCAAAGAATTGAAACACATCTGTGTTCCCTGCGTTCCTCCGTGGGAAACTAGCAAACGCAGTTACCATCTGCAATGAAATACCCCAACACCGAAAATAAGTAACCGGAAATAAAATGCTTCACAATCAAAAACAGTACATTCATTCGATGAAACCAAAGCAAGTGATGATACATGAAGTTTGAAACGTATTTCCCCAATGAAAAACTGAAACATTATATCAGTCATTTCGCCGTTTCTGAAAATGAATTTGCAGGTGAATACAAAGTATTTCCCTCTTCCGGGTTGGTTATTGGTTTTCAATATAAAGGGGAACTTTCCACGGTGAATGAAAACGGGGAGAATAAACTTAATGCAGCCGGGATTTCCGGCATTTTCGACACTTACAAAGTCTTTAAGAATTCATCCGGAATAGGAACTTTCCTGGTTTATTTTACTGAAATCGGTTTTGCACACTTTGCTTCTCGTCCGGTTAATGAACTATTCAATCTGAGCATTTCGCTGGAAGATGTTTTTGAAAAACAAAAAGTCAGGGAAGTCGAAGAAAAACTTTCGGCAGCATTAACAGATAAGCATCGGATCAGGGTCGTTGAACAATTTTTAGTCTCACAATTAAAAGATGTACAGACCGATAAATTGATCGTGGAAGCAGTCAGACGAATCTATGAAAGCAAGGGAACCATCCGTATTCGGGAGTTGAATGAGCAGCTATTCATCAGTCAAAGCCCGTTTGAAAAGCGCTTTCGGAAAGTGGTTGGTACAACTCCTAAGAAATTTGCTTCGATCATTCGTTTCAATGCCTTGTTGGAAGATTTAAAACATTCAAAATCATTGACTGAGATCTGCTACGAGAACCACTTTTTCGATCAGGCGCATTTTATCAAAGAATTCAAACATTTTACCGGAGATACTCCCGAAAATTTCAAACGTAAAGAATAGAAAAACGATTTTTTACAATCCCGGATGAAATCTCAGTTGCACCTTTGCAGTGTATTAAAAAACAACGCATGTTTACAGCAGATCAAATCAAAGAAGCACACAGCAAAGTGAAATCGGGAGCAGATTTCCCCTCTTATATCCGCGAAATCAAAACAATGGGCGTAACACACTATGAAAGTTACGTTTCCGACGGACACATCGATTATCACGGAGTAAATAATCACACGGCGAAAGTCCCGGCAAAGTACGAGCCGCTCAATATTGCCGCTAACCCGGACCCGGAACAGTTCAAAGCAGATTTAAAAGCCCATCAGCAGGGAAAAACAGATTACCCCGCGTTCTGCAAAGATTGCGCAAAATCAGGTATTGAGAAGTGGGTCGTTTCAATGGCACAAATGACCTGCACCTATTTCGACAAAGCCGGCAACGAACTATTGACAGAACAAATCCCGCAATAACGGCCAGGGACGCGAAACCTCGCGTCCCACTGATTCAACACAATGTGTTCTTTATAAGTTCATCATGTCCCAATATAATCCTCGTGTGCCTCGTGTCCCTTGTGGTTCAAACCCCGCGAGCAAAGCGAAACTAAAAATCCCTACCTTGAAAAACATTTAACTTCAATCACCTTTCTTGTTGAAATGGACAAAAACTATGTGTTCTAATGTGTCCTTTGTGGTTCAAAAATACAGCCTCGTGCACCTGGTGTCCTTCGTGGTTAAAACCCCGCGAGCGGAGCGAAACTACAATCACCTTCTCTGAAACACTATTACCTCAATCTCTTCGTGTCCTTTGCGCTCTTTGCGGTAAAAAAAACGAGAGCAAAGCGAAAAACTGGTTACCACTAAGTACACCTGGATCACAAGGATTTTCAAGGAATACTATATGGAAAATACAACCTCGTGCACCTCGTGTTCTTCGTGGTTCAAACCCCGCGAGCAGAGCGAAACTACAAATCCCTACCTTGAAAACACCCTAACTTCAATCACCTTGGTATCAAAATGTAAAAAACTATGTGTTCTAATGTGTCCTTTGTGGTTCAAAAATCCGCGAGCGGAGCGAAACTACAAATCTCCACCTTGAAAACATCTAACTTCAATCACCTGGTGTTCTATATTTTTTATAAACCATCAACAACCATATCCATTTCCAACCGCGATTTCGCCTTCACCGATGGCTGATTCGCATCTTCCGGGTTCCGGTAACCCAGTGCCACAGCGAAAAGCGGTTTATACCCGTCCAGTTTCAGGATTCTTGCATAAGCGTCAGCCTGGATTCCTTCCATAGGCGAAGAATCAATATCCATCGATGCACAGGCACCCAGAAAAAATCCCAGTGAAAGATAGACCTGGTGCTGCAACCACGCTTTGATTTCAGCTTCCGGCAAAGGCTTCAGGAAAGTATTGTAATACGTAACAGACCCTTCCGGCAAATGTGTTTGGATCTGGTTTTCAAATTGGGCAACATCATCAATCGAACTGAATACCACCAAATGACTGGCATCTTTGATCTTTTGCTCGTTGAAATAAGAAACAGCTGCTAATTCGGCTTTCAATGCTTCGTCGGAAACAAAAGTGAATTTCCACGGCTGACTATTGATAGAAGAAGGACTGAGCCACAGGATCTCTTTCAGTTGCTGGATCCGGTCCTCCGGAATTTTTTTGGTGGCATCATACTTTTTGGTTGTGTACCGGCTGTTTGCAAGCGTTGTAAAGTTCATTTGTTTAAAGTTTTTATTTAACTATCAATTTTATAGTTGCAAACATAATTATAGTGATTTAACTTTGCAATAACGGTTAAAAAGGATAGTAACTCATGTATTGTATAGACGATAAAGAATATCCGTGCAGCACCAGCTTCACAATGAGGTATATAGGTGGAAAATGGAAAGCAGTGATTTTAATTCACCTCGCCGAAAAAAAACGCTACAACGAACTGCGGAAAGAACTTCCCATGATCACCGAACGGACATTGAGCCTGCAATTGAAGGAACTCGAATCCGATGGATTGATCACACGAACGGTATTCACCACCAAACCTCCTTTAAGAGTAGAATACGAACTCACGGAATTCGGGCGTACGCTCATACCCTTGTTGGAAGCAATTGCCCAATGGGGAAAGGAAACTGCTGAGCGAAAGAAGAAAAACCGTATTTTGGAGGAAGCGTAAACTTTGTCCATATGAAAAGTAAGATTCTGAACTTTCTGCTCATTGTAACTTCCCTCGTAGGGTATTTGGAGTGGAGCGGGAACAGTTCTTCCTTTTTATTCCAGGCAGAAGCGGAAATCTTTTCGAAATTGGTTGCCGATCCACAAGCGGTTTTGCACCCGTTTACAATCATTCCTTTTCTGGGACAGGTCTTGCTGGTTTTTACCCTTTTCCAGAAGAAACCCTCTAAAATACTGACGTATGCCGGTATCCTGGCACTCGGATTTTTAATGGTATTTATGCTGGTGATCGGTCTCTTCAGTATGAACTGGAAGATTATCGTTTCAACAATACCATTCCTGGTTGTGGCAGTTGTGACAATTATACACATCCGGAAAACAAAAAAAACTGGAGTAATACCATGATACAAGTAACCGACAGAACCCGGCTATGGCTTTTCGGGGAAGAAACCGAACGGCTGGCATTTCGAAAAATAGATGAGAGCGATTTTGATACCTGGCTGCGGTTTTGCGAAGATTCCGGCATCATGAGATACTTTGCTTTTTCAGAAACCGATTCCCCGCGCGAAAAATGTCAAAAGTGGTTCGAAAAAGTCTTTTGGAGATACGACCACCTGTTGGGAGGAATGAATGCCTTGATCGATAAACAATCCGGTGCCTTTACCGGTCAATGCGGTTTATTGGTTCAGTTGGTCGATGAACAGGAAGAATTGGAAATCGGGTATTCACTCATGCCCGAAGCACGCGGATTCGGCTATGCACTCGAAGCTGCGAAAAAATGCCGCGACTTTGCCTTCCAAAACCACTTTTCCGATTCATTGATATCCATCATCCACCCGGAAAATGTGGATTCTCAACAAGTAGCCATCCGGAATGGAATGCAACTCTGGAAGCAAACAACCTTCAACGGCATGCCAGTGAATGTCTACCGGATCCTGAAAACCGAATGGGAAGCGTCTACATCCTCACTGTGAAACTGATCTTTCGGATATACATGCCACCAAATGAGTCCACCGCAGGCGGATAATCGTCCTCAATAAATCTGTATCATCTGGCGTGCCTCCAAAGCCACCACGGGTATACATCCGTGTTCTTCTGTGTTCAACTGTCCCGACTCTTCGGGGTCTGTGGGAAAAGAAGTCTGCCGCAGGCGGACAATAATACTACAATAAGATCTGTGACATCTGCTAAATCTGCATGCCTCCAAAGTCCACCACAGGTAGACATCCGTGCTCCTCTGTGTTCACCTGTCCCGACTCTTCGGGGTCCGTGGGAAAAAGAAAGGGTCTGCCGCAGGCGTACATGAAATAGCCTCAAATAATCTGACTATTCACCGCCACAGCCAATGCCTCCACAATATTATTTACAGATAACCGCTCAAAAATCTTCCTCCTGTAATACTTCACCGTATCCGGGGACACATATATCTTCTCTGCAATTTGAGTAATGGTCAATCCTTGTGCATAAAGCCTCAAAACTTCCTTTTCACGCTCTGAAAGCGCAGGTTTGACAGACTTACGCCAAATCCCGATTTCAGGATCCAATTCCCACTGCTCATCCGAATTTTGACGTTTGATGAATACATTTCCCGGCTGCGAATGGTGAGCAAGGGAAACAACACACATCGCCTTCCACAGTTTCGAATCACCGGTTAAAAATAAAGGAGTCAGTTTATGGTTGATCAGAATAGTTTTACCATTCTTATGTGTCAAATGAAAATCATACGTAATGCTGTATTCTTTCTTGCTGCCGGCCGGTAATTTCTCATAAAAATCAAACCCCGCCTCATTGATTTGTTCCAGTAATTTCAATTCACCCTCAGGAACATGCCTGAAATAGAAATCATACCCCATCTGTAAAACTTCTTCCGGGGAATAACCACACAGGAACAGCGGGTTTTCAGAAACGTATTCAAACGACATGTTTTCATAATTGATCACATAGACACTTTCATAGGTCAACCGCGCAAACGATCTTACCGCTTCCAGGTAATCGGTTTGCTGAAGCTGATCGGTCTCGGAAACGTTTACAACTTTATTCCTGGTAAGCAGGGAAGAGGTGTGTTTATTTTTCATGAACGGAATTCAGACTCCAAATTTACACTAAAGTGTAGTGCCTGAATCCATTCCTTGAGGGAATTTTGTAAAGAAAATAGTGAATCGGGAGGAACATGACAACCTGTACAAATTGTAATCAGGCATTTAATAACAATTACTGCGGCAGCTGCGGACAAGCGGCGAAATTGAAACGAATTGACGGCAAATACGTGTTACATGAAATCATTCACGTACTGCATCTGGAGAAAGGAATCCTCTACACCATCAGGGAATTGCTGCTCCGTCCGGGGAAAAGCGTGAGGGAATATATCTCTGAAAACAGGACCAGGCTGGTAAAGCCCGTCATATTTGTCATCGTTGCCTCGCTGATCTACACGGTAATTTCTCATTGGTTCCATGGATCAGAAAATGAAGTTTCCCACCAAAAACAGCCCGAAGCAGTAACCGCCATTTTCGAATGGATCTCACATCATTTCGGATATGCGAATATGATGATGGGAGTATTCATTGCGCTATGGCTGAAAGTGTTTTTCAGGAAACAACCCTTCAATTTCTTCGAGGTATTGATTCTCCTGTGCTTTGTGATGGGAATGGGAATGCTGCTGCTGGCACTTTTGTCATTAATTGGAAATCTTTCAGGCTATCATCTTTCACCGGTAGCGGATACCATCAGTATCATTTACTGCAGCTGGGCCATCGGCCAGTTTTTCAATCCTTCCAAAGTAGGAAGCTATCTCAAAGCATTTTGTGCGTATTCCCTGGGAATGCTCACCTTTTACACACTTGTCACACTAATAGCAATCCTGGCAGCAGTACTCCAACAATTAATCCGGTGATTTCAAATCTGAATACCCTCTAAGTCCACCGCAAAAGGATCATTATAGACATCTGCATGTCTCCAAAGTCCACTACAAGCAGACTCTTGTATAGACATCTGCGTTCACCTGTCCCGACCTTTCGGGATCTGTGTTCCTCCGTGGGAAAAGAAAGAGTCTGCCGCAGGCGGACAATCATCCTCCATTATAAATCAGCGTTCTTCTGCGGCCAATAATACTACAATAAATCTGCGTCATCTGCTAAATCTGCGTGCCCCCAAAGCCCACCACAACCAGCCGTTTGTATAGATATCTGTGCTCTTCTGTGTTCCTCCGTGGGAAAAAGAAAGAGTCTGCCGCAGGCGGACATAATACTACAATAAGATCTGCGTCATCTGCTAAATCCGCGTGCCTTCAAGTCCACCACAAGCAGCCCCTTGTATAGATATCTGTGCTCTTCTGTGTTCCTCTGTGGGAAAAGAAAGAGTCTGCCGTAGGCGGACGATAATACTATAATAAAATCTGCGTCATCTGCTAAATCTGCGTGCTTTCAAGTTCACCACAAGCAGGCATCAGCGCTCACCTATGTTCTTCCGTGGGAAAAGAAGTCTGCGCAGGCGGACATAAGTTCAGCGAAGCAACCCAAAAAAATCTGCCGGAAAATTCTTTATTATCCATATTTTGCAGCATTATAATAACATCCCATGTCACAAGAAGAAGAAACATACCTGGCAATCGGCCACAAAATGGAAGGCGCAGTACAAAGCCAAATGTTCGGCAAACCCTGCTTTAAAGTCAACGGGAAAGCCTTCATGAGCCTGTTTGATAACCAATTGGCTTTTAAATTATCAGGAGAAGCACATTTAGAAGCTTTAAGCCTGGACGGAAGCAAGAGATTCGATCCATCGGGCAAAAGGCCCATGAAAGAATGGGTACAGGTTCCATTTCATTACGCAGACAAATGGGAAGAATTCGCCAGGGAAGCATTGGAATATGTCCGATTCGGAACTACTAATTGATGCGTGCAAAGTCACCGGCTTTTAATACAAATCGAAACAAAAATGAACTTCAAACTCATAGAAACAAACCGTTTATTGCTCAAAGGATTAACACCCGAAGACATGACAGAGATCTTTGAACGAAATCACAAACCAAAGATCAAAACCATCCTGGGCCATCGTTCCGAAGAAGATTATGAGAAAGAACTTCACAAATACAAAAACGGCTATTCAAGCTATAACCGCAGTTTCATGCTGTTTTTACTGGAAGACAAGGCAAGCGGAAAGATCATCGGGCGTTGTGGATTGCACAACTGGAACCGCGACCATTGGCGTGCGGAGATCGGTTATTCCATGGAAGATGAAAGCTTTAAACAGCAGGGATTAATGTCGGAAGCTGTTGAAGCAATCATCGATTACGGATTCAAACAGATGAACCTGAACCGCATCGAAGCCCTCGTTGCCGATTACAATACAGCCTCCTTGCGACTGCTGGAAAAGAATGGTTTTATTAAAGAAGGAATCATGAGAAAACACTACTACGTAAACGGCGTTTTTGAAGATTCCGTGGTGTTCGCAATCCTCCGGGAAGAATACACGAAGTAAATTGAGATAAAAATCTACCGCAGGCGGACAATCTCCTCCACTATAAATCAGCGTTCCTCTGCGTCCCTTTACGGGCCATCAAAGAGTCTGCCGCAGGCGGACGATAATACTACAATAAGATCTGCGCCATCCGCGCAATCTGCGTGCCTCCAAAGTCCACCATAAGCAGGCATCTTGTATAGACATCTGCGTTCACCTGTGTTCCTCCGTGGAAAAAAGAAAGAGTCTGCCGCAGGCGGACAATCACATTCCACTATAAAATCTGCATCATCTGCTAAATCTGCGTGCCCCCAAAGCCACCACAGGTAGACATCCGTGTTCACCTGTCCCGACCTTTCGGGATCTGTGTTCCTCCGTGGGAAAAAGAAAGAGTCTGCAGCAGGCGGACAATTATAAATCCGCGTAACTTGTCCCGACTCTTCTGGAATCTGCGTAACTTGTCCCGACACTTCGGGACTGCCGGAAATAAAACAAACAAAATGACAATTCAAATCATCCCCTTCGAAAACCGGTACCAGGAAGCAATCTGTAACATGATGGACCAGATCCAGGACGAATTCGATATTCCCTTCCGAAATCCCCACGGCAAACAAATTTCAGACATCGTAGACTCCGAAAACCGCTTCTGGATCGCACTGGATGGAGATCATGTCCTTGGCACTATCGGCCTGTCGCGTATTAAACCCGGGCACGCTTTCCTCAGGCATTTATTCGTAGCCAAAGAAGGACGTGGAGAAACCGGGACCGCAAAATTACTGCTGGATACCGCACTCCAGGAAGCAAAGAAATTGCACTACACACATATTTACCTCGGGACTATGGAACAATTCAAAGCCGCCCAAAAATTCTACGCCAAAAATCAGTTTATTTGTATTCCCAAAGAAGCTTTGCCGGCTGAAATGCCCGTAAGCCCCATGGATACCTTATTTTACCTCTTGAAAAATGAATCGAATTAAACTATTGACCGCATTTCTCTCCATCTTCCTGGTGATTTCCTGCAAAGAAGAAACCAACCCCGAATCAGTAACCGTTACAGACGATATTGTTCGAAATGAGAATCCCGTAAACCCTCAGGAATTAAAAGAGATAAAGAAAATTTCATCCAATAATGAAAACCCGGCAGACAGCCTGTTTGATCTGGCTAAAAAAGCCGGAGATATCACCATGGAAACACTGGGAAAAGAATCCCGGATCATCAATATGTGGTACGGAGGGTCCTATGAAGATATTTTCGCCTACGCACAAAACAAAAGCGGTTCATACAAGAAAGTGCTTTCACTGGCCGGAGCGCTCCATTTTAAAGTGCTGGATAAAACAGATCACGGGTTGAAACGCATACAAATAATCAATACCCGCAACATGGAGACTGTTGTCTTTCAGTACAATGGAAAAACGTATTCAGATTACTTTTACAAAGGCTCCAAAAAGAGTCTGGCAGATTCAAGCGGAGTAAATACACTCAATCGCATAGAAATTTACAGCAACATTGATTGAAAAAAACGGAATGCGAATAATCCAAACAATTACTCACTTTTGAGTAATAAAACGCAGCCTTCAGTACCTCTGAAAAGGGTTAAAAATGGAATCATACAGGTCATGTACGGGTCAAGTATGGGTCAAGGCTAGGTCAAGTATGGATATAGTATTAAAACGTTATTCCTGTAACAAATCACCATATTCTTAACAAAACTGACGAATGCCTGGTAAGCCTTACTGCAACTGGGAAATTGCTAACACATCAAAACCACAAATCAACATAAAACGGAATTGAAAACTCACAGGACACCAACTTTGCCGAATAACACACAGCGTAAAAACTTTCTGATATCACTTCTCAAATATGTAACCTGTTTATAATCGTCATTAAAGGAAGATTCATGAATTCTTCCCGTGCTAAAGGATTTTGAGTTATTTTAAAGGAACAAAATACCCTTCAGCATGGCAGAAAAGAAACCAAAGTTAGCAGAGATCAAAACAAAACCCACAGCAATAAGTGCTGCCGAATTCATCCGGACCCTCGAAGACGAACAACAACGAAAAGACAGTTTGGTCCTCATTGAAATGATGAAAAAAGCAACCGGGGAAGAACCTGTTATGTGGGGCGGATCCATCATCGGTTTTGGAAATATGCGCTACGAAAGCCCCAAAACCGGCCGGCAAGTTGATTGGTTCCTAGTTGGATTCTCACCGCGCAAAGCAAATTTAACCCTCTACATCGGAGCAGGAAGCGAAGCCCATGCAGACGCCCTGAAAATATTGGGCAAACACAAAGTCTCCGGCGGCTGTTTACACATCAAAAAACTATCCGATGTAGACCTGAACGTCCTGCAGGGAATGATAAATACTTATCTTAGCCGGAAATAATTCGCGATGGATAATTACATGATCGGCCTTTTTTCCATGCTACTAATCATTCTTGTTTCAAGAGTACTAAGTAATAATGCACTCAAAAAACTGGATAAGGAAAAGAAAGTAGAACTATTGGACTTGTTTTCAGGAAAAGCAGTTTATACCTACATCGCTCTAATTCTGATTATTGGCTTCTTCTACGCATGTAATAAGTTAGAACTGTTTTCCCCTATGATCAATGTGGTAATTTATGTGTGCCTCATTACACTATATATCGTGTTGGCAGCCTTCCGTTCCTACCGGATTTTGAAAAACAACGATTTCCCGGAGTTTTACATCAGCAATTATTTATTCACAACATCCCTTCGTATCGTTGGTTTAGTGGTGTTCTTCGCTTTTATGGTACTTTGATTTTCCGTATTTCACTGCTAATCATTAGGATAACAAGATTGAGATCTGTCCCTTGTTTTTTGTTCGCTTCCGGATCTGCCCGGTAATAAAATAAAACGAACAATTTAGGTCTTGATATTTAAACTCGTTTAGCTTAGTTTTGAATAAAAAGAAATTCACGCATGTCGGGAAAACTGAAGATAGTACTCACATTTGCACTAAGCATCCTTGTTCTTGTAATCGTGGGGGCATACGCCTACCAAAGCACAAAACAGTATAAAAACTCGTCCGAATGGGTAAATCACACCCAGGAAGTAATCAACGAAGCCCAGTCCATTTTACTGAACGTGGAAGACATTGAAACCGCTCAGCGTGGTTACGTCATTACCGCTGATGAAAAGTTCCTGATCCCGTATAAAGATGGCGTTGCCGAATTACCCAAAGCCCATTTAAAACTGAACCAGCTGGTCCATGATAACCCTCCGCAAAGAGAATTGCTTGCAAAAATCAATAGCTTGATTATCCAAAAAACCACCTTTGCAGAACAGGTAATCAGTGTTCGCTCAAAAGTAGGGTTTAGCGCGGCTCAGGATCTTATTGAATCGGGAGAAGGAGAAAGCCTCATGGCTTCCATCCGGAGTTTACTCGAACGCTTTATCGCGAATGAAGAAAGCTATCTGACAACCCGTTTCAGCGATTCAAACGAACAATTCGCACATACAGCAACAATTATCCTGGCAAGCATTTCCCTGGCAATACTTTTCGTGGCAATTACCCTTTATTTCTTCCTCAAAGACTACAACCGCAGATTGCGTTCAGAAAAACAACTAAAAGCCAGTGAAGCGCGTATCAAGAAGTTTCTGGAAAGTCTTCCGCTGGGCGTATACGTAGTGGATGCAGATGGAGTTCCGTTTTTTACAAACAGTGAAGCAGTGCGGATCCTGGGAGAAGGAATTATTTCCGGCAATAATTACTCAAATGTCAGAGAGTTCTATAAAAGTTACATTATCGGAACCAATGAACCTTACCCGGTTGAAAAACGTCCGGTTGTCCGCGTGCTCAACGGTGAAAGCAATATCTGCGTGGAAGATGTGGAAACCGACAAAGATGGAGTACGTATTCCTCTGCGCATCAACGCTACACACATTGCAGATGAAGAAGGGAATATCGAATTTGCCATAGCCGTTTTTGAAGACATTACCAGCGTCAAGGAAGCAGAAAACGAACTGCGTAAAGCCAAAAAACAGGCAGAAGAATCTTCCGAACTGAAAGAAATGTTCCTGGCAAATATGAGCCACGAAATCCGCACTCCGATGAATGCTGTAATCGGTTTTACAGACCTGCTGCTGAAACGCAACCTCAACGAGGAGGAAATGGGATACGTGCGGATCATTAAAACTTCCGGTGAGAATTTGCTGCGTATTATCAACGATGTACTCGATATTTCCAAGATAGAATCCGGGTTAATGACCTTTGAGATTCACCCGATTGCTATCAACGGGCTTTTTTCCTCCATTAAAGTCATGTTTGCCCAGAAAGCCAGGGAAAAGAACCTGCAGCTGACTTTTACGGACGATCCGAACATTCCGGCCTCCATTTTGGGAGATCCGACCCGCCTCACACAGATCATTATGAACTTGGTGGGGAATGCCATTAAGTTTACCCAGGAAGGCTCGGTAGAAGTTTCAGCGAAATTGATCGGCAGGGAAGAAGAACATATCCAGATCGAATTCTCCGTAAAAGATACCGGGATTGGTATTCCGGCAGAGAAACTGGACACTATTTTCGAACGGTTCACACAAGCAGAAAAACACACCACCCGCAAATTCGGTGGCACCGGCCTGGGACTGAACATTGTGAAACAGCTGGTGGAACTGCAGGGCGGAACCATTACCGTAAACAGCAGGGAGGGAGCCGGCTCCGAATTCAAATTCCTGTTGTCGTTCTCAACCACCGCTGAAATTGCTTCCGTAAAACCGCAGAAGTACGAAGAATGCGATATCGAACGGTTAAGAGAATTGAAAATCCTCCTGGTAGAAGACAGCCCGATCAACGTGAAATTCATTTCGGCCCTGTTTGACAACCACGACCTGAAAGTGGATCATGCCGAAAATGGCAAAGTGGCCATCAAAAAAATGGCAGAAATATCCTATGACATCATCCTGATGGATATCGAAATGCCGGAAATGAACGGTTATGAAACCACCACATACATTCGGAATGAACTGAAAAGCTCCGTTCCGATTATTGCCATGACCGCGCATACAATGGCAGGAGAAAGCGAAAAATGCCTGCAGATGGGAATGAACGGCTACCTGTCCAAACCGATCCGTGAAGACCTGCTTTTCCGCACATTGATTCACATCGGGTTGGAAAATCCAAAACCGGTTTCAGAAGCACCTGCTAACCTGGTCGACCTCAGTTCCCTGGAAAAAACCATGCGCGGCAATAAGAAAGTGATCCTGGAAACCCTGGAAATCTTCCTGCATCACTTACCGGAAAACCTGGAAGGAATTGAACAAGGGGTGAAGGAAAATAATTTTGCAATGATCCGCAGAAATGCACATACCATGAAATCATCCGTATCCATATTGGGGATTAATAAGATACAAACACTCCTGGAAGAAATGGAAAGGCTGGCAACCTCGGAGTCGGATATGGAACGCATCATTGAACTGGAAAATTCGTTAGTTTTACTCAGCGGTCACGCAGTAAAAGAAATAGAACAA
The window above is part of the Fluviicola sp. genome. Proteins encoded here:
- a CDS encoding helix-turn-helix transcriptional regulator — its product is MKFETYFPNEKLKHYISHFAVSENEFAGEYKVFPSSGLVIGFQYKGELSTVNENGENKLNAAGISGIFDTYKVFKNSSGIGTFLVYFTEIGFAHFASRPVNELFNLSISLEDVFEKQKVREVEEKLSAALTDKHRIRVVEQFLVSQLKDVQTDKLIVEAVRRIYESKGTIRIRELNEQLFISQSPFEKRFRKVVGTTPKKFASIIRFNALLEDLKHSKSLTEICYENHFFDQAHFIKEFKHFTGDTPENFKRKE
- a CDS encoding DUF1398 domain-containing protein, with product MFTADQIKEAHSKVKSGADFPSYIREIKTMGVTHYESYVSDGHIDYHGVNNHTAKVPAKYEPLNIAANPDPEQFKADLKAHQQGKTDYPAFCKDCAKSGIEKWVVSMAQMTCTYFDKAGNELLTEQIPQ
- a CDS encoding NAD(P)H-dependent oxidoreductase, with protein sequence MNFTTLANSRYTTKKYDATKKIPEDRIQQLKEILWLSPSSINSQPWKFTFVSDEALKAELAAVSYFNEQKIKDASHLVVFSSIDDVAQFENQIQTHLPEGSVTYYNTFLKPLPEAEIKAWLQHQVYLSLGFFLGACASMDIDSSPMEGIQADAYARILKLDGYKPLFAVALGYRNPEDANQPSVKAKSRLEMDMVVDGL
- a CDS encoding helix-turn-helix domain-containing protein, with protein sequence MYCIDDKEYPCSTSFTMRYIGGKWKAVILIHLAEKKRYNELRKELPMITERTLSLQLKELESDGLITRTVFTTKPPLRVEYELTEFGRTLIPLLEAIAQWGKETAERKKKNRILEEA
- a CDS encoding GNAT family N-acetyltransferase: MIQVTDRTRLWLFGEETERLAFRKIDESDFDTWLRFCEDSGIMRYFAFSETDSPREKCQKWFEKVFWRYDHLLGGMNALIDKQSGAFTGQCGLLVQLVDEQEELEIGYSLMPEARGFGYALEAAKKCRDFAFQNHFSDSLISIIHPENVDSQQVAIRNGMQLWKQTTFNGMPVNVYRILKTEWEASTSSL
- a CDS encoding PAS and helix-turn-helix domain-containing protein — translated: MKNKHTSSLLTRNKVVNVSETDQLQQTDYLEAVRSFARLTYESVYVINYENMSFEYVSENPLFLCGYSPEEVLQMGYDFYFRHVPEGELKLLEQINEAGFDFYEKLPAGSKKEYSITYDFHLTHKNGKTILINHKLTPLFLTGDSKLWKAMCVVSLAHHSQPGNVFIKRQNSDEQWELDPEIGIWRKSVKPALSEREKEVLRLYAQGLTITQIAEKIYVSPDTVKYYRRKIFERLSVNNIVEALAVAVNSQII
- a CDS encoding DUF3667 domain-containing protein; translated protein: MTTCTNCNQAFNNNYCGSCGQAAKLKRIDGKYVLHEIIHVLHLEKGILYTIRELLLRPGKSVREYISENRTRLVKPVIFVIVASLIYTVISHWFHGSENEVSHQKQPEAVTAIFEWISHHFGYANMMMGVFIALWLKVFFRKQPFNFFEVLILLCFVMGMGMLLLALLSLIGNLSGYHLSPVADTISIIYCSWAIGQFFNPSKVGSYLKAFCAYSLGMLTFYTLVTLIAILAAVLQQLIR
- a CDS encoding GNAT family protein, with protein sequence MNFKLIETNRLLLKGLTPEDMTEIFERNHKPKIKTILGHRSEEDYEKELHKYKNGYSSYNRSFMLFLLEDKASGKIIGRCGLHNWNRDHWRAEIGYSMEDESFKQQGLMSEAVEAIIDYGFKQMNLNRIEALVADYNTASLRLLEKNGFIKEGIMRKHYYVNGVFEDSVVFAILREEYTK
- a CDS encoding GNAT family N-acetyltransferase; the encoded protein is MTIQIIPFENRYQEAICNMMDQIQDEFDIPFRNPHGKQISDIVDSENRFWIALDGDHVLGTIGLSRIKPGHAFLRHLFVAKEGRGETGTAKLLLDTALQEAKKLHYTHIYLGTMEQFKAAQKFYAKNQFICIPKEALPAEMPVSPMDTLFYLLKNESN
- a CDS encoding DUF1801 domain-containing protein encodes the protein MAEKKPKLAEIKTKPTAISAAEFIRTLEDEQQRKDSLVLIEMMKKATGEEPVMWGGSIIGFGNMRYESPKTGRQVDWFLVGFSPRKANLTLYIGAGSEAHADALKILGKHKVSGGCLHIKKLSDVDLNVLQGMINTYLSRK